One segment of Octopus sinensis linkage group LG27, ASM634580v1, whole genome shotgun sequence DNA contains the following:
- the LOC115225461 gene encoding zinc finger protein 331-like, with amino-acid sequence MTEELGQSSHDFSEESKFNEHKRIHTGEKLYPCDICGKSFSSARNLIAHKHIHTGEKPYQCDICGKFFTKIYSLTKHKRIHAGEKPYHCDICGKSYSDGSSLTKHKRIHTGEKPYHCDICGKSFSINHYLTQHKRVHTGEKPFHCDICGKSFSGDSSLIRHIRIHTGEKPYPCDICGKSFSDLDKGNNKYNRFV; translated from the exons ATGACAGAAGAATTAGGACAATCCTCACATGACTTCTCagaagaaagtaaattcaatgaacacaaacgaattcatacaggggagaaactttatccctgtgatatctgtgggaaatcattctcttCTGCAAGAAACTTGATTGcacacaagcatattcatacaggagagaaaccatatcaatgtgatatctgtggtaaatttttCACTAAAATCTatagcttaactaaacacaaacgtattcatgcaggagagaaaccttatcattgtgatatctgtggtaaatcatactcTGATGGCAGTAGCTTAACGaaacacaaacgtatccatactggtgagaaaccatatcactgtgatatctgtggtaaatctttctctataAATCACTATTTAACCCAACACAAACgggttcatacaggggagaaaccttttcactgtgatatctgtggtaaatcattctctggtgaCAGTAGCTTAATtagacacatacgtattcatacaggagagaagccttatccctgtgatatctgtggtaaatcattttctgat TTAGACAAAggaaacaacaaatacaacaggtTTGTATGA
- the LOC115225153 gene encoding zinc finger protein 420-like — protein MSPLPPQNGRLRNGLEKQNALDRFRVLGKDRGNDVKRDRKTLKKEKENKIDFSDDCTPSFFHYFPHPRTDILERSPSLNSLKSNLTSHELTHTNERPYQCDICGKSFSKKCNLTKHKSIHSGKKAYHCNICGEAPYHCDICGKSFYQSGNLTKHKRIHKGEKSYTCDICGKSFSNGSHLTRHKRVHTGEKPYHCDICGKSFTSGSNLTTHKHIHTGEKPYHCDICGKSFYDGSSVTTHKRIHTGEEPYSCDICSKSFSQSSSLTKHKRVHTGEKPYHCDICGISFSRNTTLTTHKRIHTGEKPYHCDICGKSFSAGSHLTKHTRIHTGEKPYHCDICGKSFSHSGSLTQHTRIHTGEKPYSCDICGKSFSHSSSLTTHKWVHTEEKPYSCDICGKSFSNHSVLTQHKNVHTGEKPYSCDICGKSFSDGTNLTQHKRVHTGEKPYHCDICGKSFSFGSAVIQHKRIHTGEKPYSCDICGKLFSHSGGLTQHTRIHTGEKPYTCDICGKSFSQNSILTIHKRIHTGEKPYTCDICGRSFSVSGSLTKHKRVHTGEKPYTCDICGKSFSQNSVLNQHKRIHTG, from the exons ATGTCGCCCCTCCCACCACAGAATGGACGATTACGAAACGGTCTAGAGAAGCAGAATGCTTTGGATCGGTTTCGAGTGTTGGGGAAGGACAGAGGAAACGACGTCAAAAGGGACCGGAA gaccttaaaaaaagaaaaagaaaacaaaattgattTCAGTGATGACTGCACCCCAtccttttttcattattttccccaTCCTAGAACTGACATCTTGGAGAGGTCTCCATCCTTGAACTCTT TAAAAAGTAATTTAACTTCTCATGAACTTACACATACTAACGAgaggccatatcagtgtgatatttgtggtaaatcattctctaaaaaatGTAATCTTACAAAACACAAATCCATTCATTCAGGAAAGAAAGcatatcactgtaatatttgtg GGGAagcaccatatcactgtgatatctgtggtaaatcattctatcaaaGTGGTAACTTAAcgaaacacaagcgtattcataaaGGGGAGAAAtcatatacctgtgatatctgtggtaaatcattctctaatggCAGTCACTTAACTCGACACAAAcgggttcatacaggagagaaaccttatcattgtgatatctgtggtaaatccttcactTCAGGAAGTAACTTGAcaactcacaaacacattcatacaggggagaaaccatatcactgtgatatctgtggtaaatctttctatGATGGAAGTAGCGTAACtacgcacaaacgtattcatacaggggaggaaccatattcctgtgatatctgtagtaaatctttctctcaaagcagcagcttaactaagcacaagcgtgttcatacaggcgagaaaccatatcactgtgatatctgtggtatatcATTCTCTCGAAACACTACCCTAACtacgcacaaacgtattcatactggggagaaaccatatcactgtgatatctgtggtaaatcattctctgctggcagtcacttaactaaacacacacgtatccataca ggggagaaaccatatcactgtgatatctgtggtaaatcattctctcatagcgGTAGCTTAACTCAACACACACGTAtccatacgggagagaaaccatattcttgtgatatctgtggtaaatcattctctcatagcagtagcttaactactcacaaatgggTTCATACTGAggagaaaccatattcctgtgatatctgtggaaaatcattctctaatCACAGTGTCTTAACTCAACACAAAaatgttcatacaggggagaaaccatattcttgtgatatctgtggtaaatcattctctgatggcaCTAACTTAACCCAACATAAACgggttcatacaggggagaaaccatatcactgtgatatctgtggtaaatcattctcttttggCAGTGCTGTAATTCaacacaaacgtatccatacaggagagaaaccatattcctgtgatatctgtggtaaattattctctcataGCGGTGGCTTAACTCAACACACACGTATCCATACAGGCgagaaaccatatacctgtgatatctgtggtaaatcattctctcagaacagtatcttaactatacacaaacgtattcatacaggggagaaaccatatacctgtgatatctgtggaagatcATTTTCTGTAAGCggtagcttaactaaacacaagcgtgttcatacaggggagaaaccatatacctgtgatatctgtggtaaatcattctctcagaacagTGTCTTAAatcaacacaaacgtattcatacagggtag